A stretch of DNA from Planctomycetota bacterium:
TCCAAATTAAATAGCTAAGGAAACGGATATTATAATTGGCTCCGGCAGTGATTTTGTTATGCGCTTCCTGCCGGCGCTTGCCGAAAGCCAATAACAAGGAAAGCAAAGCAGTGCAGGTTATCAGCCACCAGGACGGGCGGACATAAATAATTTGCGCGCCGCCGAGGATTCGTAAGACAAACCCGGATGCGACAATCAAAACATCTATGGCGACTATCTTTTTGAGGATTGCCGAATAACATATATTCAAAACCAGGTACGCGGCGATAACAATCCCGAACCCGGCGTTCAAGAAATAGGACAAAACAAGCGAAAGAACGCTTAAAAGCAAAAAGAACTGCATCGCCGCATTGAAGCTTATCCTGCCTGAAGCGATGGGACGCAATCTTTTTACCGGGTGCAGGCGATCGGATTCAACATCTTTGACATCATTAAAAATATAAGCGGCGCTTGAGACAAGCGAAAACAATACAAATCCTATCAGCGAATTGATGATATCTTCCTGTTCAAACAGCCGCCCGGCAAATATCAAAGGGGCAAAGACAAAAAGGTTTTTCGCCCATTGCCTGACCCTTAATAATTCAAAGATTAATTTTAACATTTCAGGTGAGGTTACATTAATAACACGATTTAGTCAAGTTATGATACAAGATGCCTTAAAACATTGACAAGCCGAGAAATGGCGTTGTATGATACCGGCATGAAAAGCCTTGAAACGCCCGGCAAAAACCTGCGCACACGCCTGAGCCTGATAACGGCGTCAATACTGGCATCTTTCGGCGTATTGAGGTTTGCCAGCGACATGCTGACCGACGGCTCGCCGGGATGGCATTCCATGCTCGGGGAAACGATATTCAGGTATCTGGCGCGCGCGCCTTCCGACGGCACGCTTTTGGGCGATTTAAGCGTCCAGTATGTTAAACTGCTTTCCATCCCCTGCGCGATTGCCGGATTCTTTATCCTCTACCGCCTGATATATTCAGACCGGCGGGAGGCAGATATCCGCTGGCATAAGCATTCGACACGGATGATTTATATCGGGATACTCCTGGCGGCTTTTACGGTAATGGAAATTGAAAAAGCGACCCATGCAATGGGATTGCGCATGGCCGGGTTGCTTGCCGGGGAAAAAACATGGCTTAACCATACCTTGCACATCGCCAGCGCCCTGGCCGGCTGGTTTTATATGAAGTGGCTGGTTTTTATCCCTCGCAAAGACAATTGATTCTTTTAATTGACCCGCAAGCAAATTCTATTATAATCCTATATTTCCAACATTATGAAAGCTATCTATTTTGACTGTTTCTCCGGCATAAGTGGGGACATGATTCTGGGCGCCTTGATAGACGCCGGGCTTCCGCTCCCACTCCTCAAGCGGGAACTGGCTAAAATCCCGCTTAAAGGATACCGGTTGTCCACCAGACAGGTCACCAAAAACGGATTCAGGGCAGCGAAGCTGGATGTTCATGCCTCAGAAGAACGAATCCAGCCGGATAAAATGGTATCACTCATCAAACGAAGTAAATTGTCAGATGGGATTAAGAACAAAATCATTAAGCTCATACGACGCTTGACTGATATTGAGGCTCACGTTCACAATCTAAAATCTACCAACAAACATCTAACATCTGACATCTCCGCCAGGGGCGAATCCGCCTTCGGCGGGCATCTCCACGAACTCGGTTCGGCCGATACATTAATAGACATTAGCGGCGCAATTATCGGATTAAACCTTTTGGGCATAGACAAAACGTACTCCTCTCCCCTGCCGATTACACGTGGATTTATCCGGACACATCACGGCAGGATTCCTCTTCCCGCGCCCGCCACGGCTGAGATGCTTAAAGGATTTCCGGTGTATTATTCCAAAATTAACAAGGAAATCGTTACGCCAACCGGCGCGCTTATCATAACTTCCCTGGCAAAGCCTTTAACCGAACTTCCGTTGATGACGGTCAATAAAATAGCTTACGGGGCCGGCGATATGGAATTCCCAAGCCAACCGAATCTCCTGCGTGTTTTCTTAGGAACTATATCTAACAACAAATATCCAACATCTAACATCTATCTGATAGAAACCAATCTTGACGACTCGACCCCGGAAATAATCGCCTACACCATAGAACGCTTACTAAAAAATGGCGCATTGGATGCCTTTGCCGAACCGATTAAGATGAAGAAATCCAGACCCGGTATATTGCTTAAGGCGTTGGCAAGGGAAAAAGATATTCCTAAGCTTGAGGAGATTATCTTTAAAGAAACGAGCACTTTCGGGATACGGCATTACCCAATTGAGCGTGCCGAATTAGAGCGGGAAATTAAAGCGGTAAAAACGAAGTACGGAATGATACCGGTAAAAATCGGCTCGCTTAACAATAAAGTGATGAGTATCTCACCGGAGTATGAGGATTGTAAAAAGATAGCGATGGCAAAAGGAATACCTTTAAAAGATATCTATAAAGAAGCTACTTTTACCGCAAAGACGCGAAGAAGATGACTGGAATATTTTGTTTAGAGTTTCGAAATTAGTATTTAGAGTTTTATAAGGAAGGAGCTATTATGGCAAGGAAGATGAATTTTAAAGGGCGGTCATTCGTGGCATTGTCCGACTTCACTCCGGAGGAGATATGGCACCTCCTGAAACGAACGGAAGAGCTGAAGAAACTAAACAAGCGCGGGAAAAACCAGCCGCTCCTTAAGGGGAAGACGCTCGGGATGATTTTCCAGAAGTCATCCACCCGCACCAGGGTTTCCTTTGAAGTCGCCATGTTCCAATTGGGCGGCCATGCCTTATTCTTATCCGGTTCCGACCTTCAACTGAAACGCGGTGAAACCATTGCGGATACTTCACGGGTAATGTCACGCTATGTTGACGGCATAATGGCACGCGTTTTCGCGCACCAGGATATACTGGACCTTGCCAAATACTCGTCTATCCCGGTAATCAACGCATTGAGCGATTATAACCACCCCTGCCAGGGATTAACCGATATCTTCACGATTTATGAAAAGGGAAGAGACCTGAAGAAAACCAAGATGGCTTATGTGGGCGACGGCAACAATATGGTCCATTCCCTCATTTCCGCGATGACAAAAGTAGGCGGCAAAATAGCCGTTGCCACGCCTAAAGGCTACGAACCTAATCCGGAAGCGGTCCGTCTGGGCAAGGAAATCGCCCAAAAGACAGGCGGAAGCGTGGAGCTTTTAAATGACCCCGTAAAGGCAGTCAAAGACGCCGATGTAATTTACACGGATACCTGGGCAAGCATGGGACAGGAAGCCGAACACGCCAAGCGGGTAATCGCATTCAAAGGATTCCAGGTAAATAGCGCACTGCTAAAGCACGCTAAAAACGACGTGCTGGTAATGCACTGCCTGCCGGCGCACCGCGGTGAGGAAATTACGGATGAGGTAATTGACGGACAACATTCTATCGTCTTTGACCAGGCGGAAAACCGGCTGCATACGCAAAAGGCGATACTGGCGGAAGTGATAGGATAAGCCACCGATTACACAGATTAATAATCATGGCTGATAATTTTAGTTTTAAGATAACAGCCAAGGACCGCTCTACCAAGGCGCGTGTCGCAGACTATCACACTCCGCACGGGGTTTTCCAGACACCGGCTTTTATGCCCGTGGCAACGCAGGCAACGGTCAAGACATTAACCCCGCGCGATATCAAAGACGCCAAGGCTTCTATTATACTCTGTAATGCCTATCACTTAAGCCGACGGCCGGGCGAAGATATCATAAAAGGACTGGGCGGATTGCATAACTTCATGAACTGGGATGGGCCGATTCTTACGGATAGCGGAGGCTACCAGGTATTTTCGCTTTCCAAACTCACCAAAGTAACCGATGACGGTGTGGAATTCAAGTCCGAGCCTGACGGGAATAAAATATTCCTCACGCCTGAACGGGTAATAGAAATACAGGAAGCTTTAGGCCCGGATATAATCATGCCATTAGACCAGCCGGTTGCTTATCCGGCAACAAAGGAAATGGCGCGTGTTGCCCTGGAGCGGACTTTAAACTGGGCAAAACGCAGCCTTGAATCACAGAAGCGGCACGACCAGACCCGCCTGCGCCAAGGCTACGGCGGGCAGGTGCTTTTCGGCATCATCCAGGGTGCCACTTTCACGGAACTGCGCAAGGAGTGCACGGAAAAACTCCTGGAGATGGAATTCCCAGGATATGCCATCGGCGGATTAAGCGTGGGGGAAAACAACTCTTTAATGTTCGAGATGCTCCAAACTATGACGGCTATCATACCGGAAACACACCCGCGCTATTTTATGGGAATGGGAACGCCGGCTGATATGCTGCGGTCAATTGCGCTGGGCATAGACATGTTCGATTGCGTCCTGCCGACACGCAACGGCAGGAATGGCTGGGCATTCACGAGCAAAGGGATTGTCAGATTACGCAACAGTATCCATAAAGACGATCCCGCCCCGCTGGATGAAAACTGCCAATGCTATACCTGCCGCAATTTCTCGCGCGCCTATTTAAGGCATCTTTTTAATGCGGAAGAAATACTCGGGCTGACCCTGGTCTCCA
This window harbors:
- a CDS encoding decaprenyl-phosphate phosphoribosyltransferase, which gives rise to MLKLIFELLRVRQWAKNLFVFAPLIFAGRLFEQEDIINSLIGFVLFSLVSSAAYIFNDVKDVESDRLHPVKRLRPIASGRISFNAAMQFFLLLSVLSLVLSYFLNAGFGIVIAAYLVLNICYSAILKKIVAIDVLIVASGFVLRILGGAQIIYVRPSWWLITCTALLSLLLAFGKRRQEAHNKITAGANYNIRFLSYLIWILSFLNISAYIMYTISPRTVDFFGTKKLIFTVPFVVFGIARYLYLLFKEDKGDDPTEIFLKDLPLLADVVLWIASAGVIIYYH
- the larC gene encoding nickel pincer cofactor biosynthesis protein LarC translates to MKAIYFDCFSGISGDMILGALIDAGLPLPLLKRELAKIPLKGYRLSTRQVTKNGFRAAKLDVHASEERIQPDKMVSLIKRSKLSDGIKNKIIKLIRRLTDIEAHVHNLKSTNKHLTSDISARGESAFGGHLHELGSADTLIDISGAIIGLNLLGIDKTYSSPLPITRGFIRTHHGRIPLPAPATAEMLKGFPVYYSKINKEIVTPTGALIITSLAKPLTELPLMTVNKIAYGAGDMEFPSQPNLLRVFLGTISNNKYPTSNIYLIETNLDDSTPEIIAYTIERLLKNGALDAFAEPIKMKKSRPGILLKALAREKDIPKLEEIIFKETSTFGIRHYPIERAELEREIKAVKTKYGMIPVKIGSLNNKVMSISPEYEDCKKIAMAKGIPLKDIYKEATFTAKTRRR
- the argF gene encoding ornithine carbamoyltransferase is translated as MNFKGRSFVALSDFTPEEIWHLLKRTEELKKLNKRGKNQPLLKGKTLGMIFQKSSTRTRVSFEVAMFQLGGHALFLSGSDLQLKRGETIADTSRVMSRYVDGIMARVFAHQDILDLAKYSSIPVINALSDYNHPCQGLTDIFTIYEKGRDLKKTKMAYVGDGNNMVHSLISAMTKVGGKIAVATPKGYEPNPEAVRLGKEIAQKTGGSVELLNDPVKAVKDADVIYTDTWASMGQEAEHAKRVIAFKGFQVNSALLKHAKNDVLVMHCLPAHRGEEITDEVIDGQHSIVFDQAENRLHTQKAILAEVIG
- the tgt gene encoding tRNA guanosine(34) transglycosylase Tgt produces the protein MADNFSFKITAKDRSTKARVADYHTPHGVFQTPAFMPVATQATVKTLTPRDIKDAKASIILCNAYHLSRRPGEDIIKGLGGLHNFMNWDGPILTDSGGYQVFSLSKLTKVTDDGVEFKSEPDGNKIFLTPERVIEIQEALGPDIIMPLDQPVAYPATKEMARVALERTLNWAKRSLESQKRHDQTRLRQGYGGQVLFGIIQGATFTELRKECTEKLLEMEFPGYAIGGLSVGENNSLMFEMLQTMTAIIPETHPRYFMGMGTPADMLRSIALGIDMFDCVLPTRNGRNGWAFTSKGIVRLRNSIHKDDPAPLDENCQCYTCRNFSRAYLRHLFNAEEILGLTLVSMHNIYYYQTLMEEARKAIKSGSFKEFVHGFEANDKPI